In Colletotrichum lupini chromosome 6, complete sequence, a single window of DNA contains:
- a CDS encoding PET112 family protein, with protein MARIPTRELARYLFHGQLSRQGCLASTRRPYTRLPARSALALSSAPRLGESRAAYATAQTATAASQEAPPVPLRKKLKEEKKQLKKQTRGQKPKGSNQTVDGWELTVGIEIHAQLNTARKLFSPAATSFSDDPNSHVALFDVAMPGSQPRFQKETLIPALRAACALNCDIQPVSRFDRKHYFWWDQPSGYQITQYYEPFARNGEIELTARDGIAAEDGESVTIGIQQIQMEQDTAKTLAQPNDVSWLDFNRVGMPLIEIITKPELHHPRTAAVFVRKIQMLLNAVDACVSGMETGGLRADVNVSVRRTGDPNTPLGTRTEIKNLSTIKAVEDAIIAERDRQIKALDAGETIASETRGWTLGSKHTRRLRGKEGEVDYRYMPDPDLGPLVIGQDLVNHIRASVKELPDIELTELIETYGLTAKDAVSLMSLDDGGRLEFFYKVVDELREQLENAGLQTNLHDYASLAGNWILHELGRLTTDKADPEAAQRTLAISPDGSCEAVPHCALAGILFHLQKRDITGKVAKELLVAQYLGNLDEFDSVTDAIETHALWFKEMTEPEYRQLAEEVIEGEYKVLGEFMDKKKKYPQGKLMYLVGKMMRIGETERIDPSGAEKVMRQLIKERTDARQD; from the coding sequence ATGGCGCGCATACCGACCCGCGAGCTGGCCCGCTACCTCTTCCACGGCCAACTCTCCCGCCAAGGCTGCTTGGCCTCGACCCGGCGACCATACACCCGCCTACCGGCCCGTTCCGCTCTAGCCCTGTCATCGGCTCCTCGGCTTGGAGAATCGAGGGCAGCATACGCTACAGCTCAGACAGCGACGGCAGCATCGCAAGAAGCGCCGCCGGTGCCGTTGAGAAAGAAGCTCAAGGAAGAGAAGAAGCAGCTCAAAAAGCAGACAAGAGGCCAAAAGCCAAAGGGAAGCAACCAGACCGTCGATGGCTGGGAGTTGACCGTCGGTATTGAGATCCATGCCCAGCTCAACACGGCACGGAAGCTCTTCTCGCCGGCTGCGACGTCTTTCAGTGACGACCCAAATTCCCACGTAGCGCTGTTCGATGTCGCCATGCCGGGCTCTCAGCCGAGATTCCAAAAGGAGACCCTCATACCGGCGTTGCGCGCGGCGTGTGCTCTCAACTGCGACATTCAACCCGTCAGCCGGTTCGACAGGAAACATTACTTTTGGTGGGACCAGCCATCAGGGTATCAGATCACGCAGTACTATGAGCCCTTTGCTCGTAACGGCGAGATCGAGCTCACTGCTAGGGACGGCATCGCCGCGGAGGACGGGGAGAGTGTCACAATCGGCATTCAGCAGATCCAGATGGAGCAGGACACCGCCAAGACGCTGGCGCAGCCCAACGACGTCTCCTGGCTTGACTTCAACCGTGTAGGCATGCCTCTGATTGAGATTATCACGAAGCCGGAGCTCCACCACCCGCGCACCGCCGCCGTGTTCGTCCGCAAGATCCAGATGCTGCTAAATGCCGTAGATGCCTGCGTGTCCGGGATGGAGACGGGTGGTCTGCGTGCTGATGTGAACGTCTCGGTGCGGAGGACAGGTGATCCGAATACCCCGCTCGGTACGCGGACGGAGATCAAGAACCTGAGCACGATCAAGGCCGTTGAAGACGCCATCATCGCCGAGCGCGACCGGCAGATCAAGGCGCTCGATGCGGGCGAGACGATTGCGAGCGAGACGAGAGGTTGGACACTGGGCTCCAAGCATACTCGCCGTCTGCGAGGCAAAGAAGGCGAGGTGGACTACCGCTACATGCCGGACCCCGATCTGGGGCCTCTGGTGATTGGCCAAGATCTCGTGAATCACATCAGGGCCTCAGTCAAGGAGCTACCTGACATTGAGCTGACGGAGCTGATTGAGACCTATGGCTTGACGGCCAAGGACGCCGTCTCCCTCATGTCTCTCGACGATGGCGGCAGGCTCGAGTTCTTCTACAAGGTCGTTGACGAGCTCCGAGAACAACTGGAGAACGCTGGATTACAGACCAATCTGCACGACTACGCGTCCCTCGCCGGCAACTGGATCCTCCATGAGCTGGGTCGATTGACGACGGACAAGGCCGACCCGGAAGCTGCTCAGCGAACGCTGGCGATTTCTCCAGACGGCTCCTGCGAAGCGGTGCCGCATTGCGCACTGGCCGGGATCCTCTTCCACCTCCAGAAGCGGGATATCACAGGCAAGGTCGCCAAGGAGCTCCTGGTGGCTCAGTATCTCGGTAACCTAGACGAATTCGACTCCGTCACGGACGCCATCGAGACACACGCATTGTGGTTCAAGGAGATGACGGAACCAGAGTATCGGCAGCTGGCAGAGGAGGTCATTGAAGGGGAGTATAAGGTCTTGGGGGAGTTCAtggacaagaagaagaagtacCCCCAGGGCAAGCTTATGTACCTCGTCGGCAAGATGATGCGCATCGGCGAGACGGAGCGGATCGATCCCTCGGGCGCCGAAAAGGTCATGCGTCAGCTCATCAAGGAGCGGACGGACGCGCGTCAGGACTga
- a CDS encoding DnaJ domain-containing protein, with protein MVLKTSSAFAICSSNNVLNLFAIPAHHTSITSPPSRRPSSEHPASHSTRSSTSRSYATVHHKPPHNGSSKGKDSKGGTGSPWPTCKNPTPYDIFAIDKAAPYTKARFAELVKQYHPDKHHATALDSLPAATRLERYRLIVLANEILSSPDKRRAYDAWGFGWHIPGKTGAAPEDINEVYRRADKAWRHGYARNGGDSPAMNATWEDWERWHERQANGGTERQKPMYMSNASFAALVLAALAVGTVAQTTRMDNSTATFLEKKNAHEANISEALRRQGQAVAGKGREERIERFVRERENINFGFMPSKLDVRPAASTSSPK; from the coding sequence ATGGTCCTCAAGACGTCCTCGGCATTCGCCATCTGCTCCAGCAACAACGTCCTGAACCTCTTCGCCATCCCCGCACACCACACATCCATAACGTCACCACCCTCACGACGACCATCCTCCGAACACCCCGCCTCACACAGCACACGATCCTCAACCTCACGATCCTACGCAACAGTACACCACAAACCTCCTCACAATGGATCATCAAAAGGGAAAGACAGTAAAGGCGGCACCGGCAGCCCATGGCCAACCTGCAAGAACCCCACCCCCTACGACATCTTCGCAATAGACAAAGCAGCACCCTACACAAAAGCCCGCTTCGCCGAGCTCGTGAAACAATACCACCCAGACAAACACCACGCCACAGCCCTCGACTCCCTCCCCGCAGCAACCCGCCTAGAACGCTACCGCCTCATCGTCCTCGCAAACGAAATCCTCAGCTCCCCAGACAAACGCCGCGCCTACGACGCCTGGGGCTTCGGCTGGCACATCCCCGGCAAGACAGGCGCAGCACCGGAAGACATCAACGAAGTCTACCGCCGCGCCGATAAAGCATGGCGCCACGGCTACGCACGCAACGGCGGGGACTCCCCCGCCATGAACGCGACCTGGGAAGACTGGGAGCGGTGGCACGAACGGCAGGCTAACGGCGGAACGGAGAGGCAGAAGCCAATGTACATGTCCAACGCCAGTTTCGCGGCGCTGGTTCTGGCCGCGTTGGCGGTGGGCACGGTGGCGCAGACGACGAGGATGGATAATAGCACGGCGACGTTCCTCGAGAAGAAGAATGCGCACGAGGCCAATATCAGTGAGGCGCTGAGGCGGCAGGGCCAGGCTGTAGCTGGCAAGGGACGGGAGGAACGTATCGAGCGGTTtgtgagagagagggagaatATCAATTTTGGGTTCATGCCGAGTAAATTAGACGTTCGGCCGGCGGCGTCAACGAGCAGTCCAAAGTAA
- a CDS encoding DEAD/DEAH box helicase, giving the protein MAEALADKLKATNLSDGAASDDWKKSLNLPARDNRQQTEDVTNTKGLEFENFQLKRDLLMGIFEAGFEKPSPIQEEAIPVALTGRDILARAKNGTGKTAAFVIPALEKINPKVSKIQALILVPTRELAMQTSQVCKTLGKHLGINVMVTTGGTGLRDDIIRLQDPVHIVVGTPGRILDLAGKNVADLSECPMFIMDEADKLLSIEFTPVIEQLLQFHPKDRQVMLFSATFPLSVKDFSDKNMVSPYEINLMDELTLRGITQYYAFVEEKQKVHCLNTLFSKLQINQSIIFCNSTNRVELLAKKITELGYSCFYSHAKMAQQARNRVFHDFRNGVCRNLVCSDLLTRGIDIQAVNVVINFDFPKNAETYLHRIGRSGRYGHLGLAINLINWDDRFNLYNIEKDLGTEIQPIPASIDKSLYVYENPESIPRPISNFRTGQPSQGQPQQQQHQQPGQIQGQQLPLQGGPAPGNWQTQQPQQGQQNGYQGGGRGRGRGRGGYRGQNRGGYGGRGRGQGQGQGHPQPQGQIPIRLVAKQQKLRHIFANFWPNEQDDRLSHRKKQTSTTGRDVWRQTSHHTPGMEITRSHLIMSCASLTTAFGGNKRLKRYQPGTAFAWMAGHI; this is encoded by the exons ATGGCGGAAGCACTCGCAGACAAGCTTAAGGCAACAAACTTGAG CGATGGCGCCGCATCAGATGACTGGAAGAAGAGCTTGAACCTGCCTGCTAGGGACAACAGACAGCAGACTGAG GATGTCACAAACACCAAGGGTCTGGAGTTTGAAAACTTCCAATTGAAGAGAGACTTGTTGATGGGCATCTTCGAGGCGGGTTTCGAGAAGCCGTCGCCCATTCAAGAAGAAGCCATCCCCGTCGCTCTCACCGGCCGTGATATCCTCGCCCGTGCCAAGAATGGTACTGGAAAAACTGCCGCCTTCGTTATCCCCGCCCTCGAAAAGATCAACCCCAAGGTCTCCAAGATCCAAGCCCTCATCCTCGTCCCCACTCGCGAACTCGCCATGCAAACATCACAAGTCTGCAAGACTCTCGGCAAGCACCTCGGAATCAACGTCATGGTCACCACCGGAGGTACTGGTCTCCGAGACGATATCATCCGCCTCCAGGACCCCGTCCATATTGTGGTCGGTACCCCCGGCAGAATCCTCGACCTCGCGGGCAAGAACGTTGCCGACCTCAGCGAGTGCCCCATGTTCATCATGGATGAGGCTGACAAGCTTCTCTCCATCGAATTCACCCCCGTCATCGAGCAGCTCCTCCAGTTTCACCCCAAGGACCGCCAGGTCATGCTCTTCTCCGCCACCTTCCCCCTCTCTGTCAAGGACTTCTCCGACAAGAACATGGTCAGCCCGTACGAGATTAACCTCATGGACGAGCTCACCCTGCGCGGTATTACCCAGTACTACGCCTTTGTCGAGGAGAAGCAAAAGGTCCACTGCCTCAACACCCTCTTCTCCAAGCTTCAGATTAACCAGTCCATCATCTTCTGCAACTCCACCAATCGTGTCGAGCTGCTGGCCAAGAAGATTACCGAGCTGGGCTACTCATGCTTCTACAGTCACGCCAAGATGGCCCAACAAGCAAGAAATCGCGTTTTCCACGACTTCCGCAACGGCGTGTGCCGCAACCTTGTCTGCTCCGATCTTCTCACCCGTGGTATCGATATTCAAGCTGTGAATGTCGTCATCAACTTTGATTTCCCCAAGAACGCTGAGACCTATCTGCATCGCATTGGTCGCTCTGGTCGTTATGGCCACTTGGGTCTGGCCATCAACCTCATCAACTGGGATGACAGATTCAACCTCTACAACATTGAGAAGGACCTTGGAACAGAGATCCAGCCCATTCCTGCTAGCATCGACAAGTCGCTCTATGTCTACGAGAACCCCGAGTCCATCCCGAGACCCATTTCCAACTTCCGCACCGGCCAGCCTAGCCAGGGCcagccgcagcagcagcaacaccaGCAGCCTGGTCAGATCCAGGGCCAGCAATTGCCTCTGCAGGGTGGCCCCGCACCGGGCAACTGGCAGACTCAGCAGCCCCAGCAAGGCCAGCAGAATGGATACCAGGGCGGCGGTAGAGGCCGTGGCCGTGGCCGTGGCGGTTACCGTGGTCAGAACCGTGGCGGCTATGGCGGCCGGGGACGTGGTCAAGGCCAAGGCCAGGGTCACCCCCAACCCCAAGGACAAAT ACCTATACGACTCGTCGCTAAGCAACAAAAGCTTCGTCACATATTCGCAAACTTTTGGCCT AACGAACAAGACGACAGGCTGAGCCATCGAAAAAAACAAACATCAACCACGGGGCGTGACGTCTGGCGTCAGACGAGCCACCACACCCCTGGCATGGAAATAACCCGCTCCCATCTTATCATGTCATGTGCTTCTTTGACGACGGCGTTTGGGGGAAACAAGCGGCTGAAACGGTATCAGCCCGGAACGGCGTTCGCATGGATGGCGGGCCACATTTGA